A stretch of Besnoitia besnoiti strain Bb-Ger1 chromosome III, whole genome shotgun sequence DNA encodes these proteins:
- a CDS encoding hypothetical protein (encoded by transcript BESB_046800), whose amino-acid sequence MQSSAVNSLSLVNEALRSSWPSGQTRARQSLSPDVPVLSPYWYLMLKTCQRSWLSSPGERRRACGGRSAGSRLRFFDSADSCPPCSACAAASALGACPWRRPQSPWGVGGRAKASVEALGPGAEGDKEKEEHIEKDTRGERAKKGAEDEAAARREGGEAKERIGRGTQEAVLQVGGEPADRKNDTPEGPERGRPKQKQSRAGKGEPEGCSRANNFAHQEGKAKRKGRPRSTGSMKARGL is encoded by the exons ATGCAAAGCAGTGCAGTGAATTCGCTGAGTCTCGTGAACGAGGCTCTGCGTAGTTCCTGGCCCTCCGGACAGACACGTGCCCGTCAGAGTTTGTCGCCAGATGTACCGGTGCTTTCGCCGTACTGGTATCTGATGTTGAAAACATGCCAACGGAGCTGGCTATCATCTCCCGG cgagcgccgtcgcgcctgcggcggacgcaGTGCAGGCAGCAGGCTCAGATTCTTCGATTCAGCAGACTCGTGCCCCCcgtgcagcgcctgcgcggctgcctccgcgctcggAGCGTGTCCCTGGCGCCGCCCACAGAGCCCCTGGGGCGTTGGCGGGCGGGCCAAGGCGTCGGTGGAGGCGTTGGGCCCtggggcggaaggcgacaaagagaaagaggagcaCATTGAGAAAGACacgaggggagagagagcgaagaagggagcggaggacgaggctgctgcgcggcgagagggaggcgaagcgaaagAACGGATTGGGCGAGGCACTCAGGAGGCCGTGCTGCAGGTCGGAGGCGAGCCGGCGGACAGGAAAAATGACACGCCAGAGGGTccggagagaggacgacCGAAACAGAAACAGTCCCGAGCGGGCAAGGGCGAACCTGAGGGCTGCTCCCGAGCGAACAACTTTGCACATCAAGAGggcaaggcgaagaggaagggaaGGCCGCGGTCGACTGGTTCGATGAAAGCGAGGGGTCTCTAA
- a CDS encoding hypothetical protein (encoded by transcript BESB_046790): MHVERIDGEMTQDEGTNSHLSDYESADGVPRAFFDSRFKAWRVEWQALSGRLGAHAFSAEESSVSRSLAAWFVEEPAAHHRVPSDVAVPTKTLELAGALNGVDLSRCVRKLSLTASSVSEGAATGGGRRGARGAAPRPRPAPAPAPANSEVLLRGLPAALAFRAPGSGFRRAAASLAGAAECVAEAGARLRLHAPSAAVFLPWQVEVGSRQLEVARIEATTDFFSLARPSHRACGWRAFLSAPSRRARGGLLFFPRRGSAAMVKATSLLCLVGVLLRHRRARGAHCIECDGGQVVAETAAWFALRCLRVDREGGDEGEDPQSGCTMEVHQRASHKLGGAAPSPAEGAGDAPTVERSLGELLCCSVCGMQFAHPACAPGRREHSENESVEFVCASCADRVQRTAAAAADTPCGQTAVRAAEDIVRVVESGAVPRSHFLRATVNRQVDESTHALAQFLLRRRAWSASREADAPAEAPTDKDAGEVLLSEGDARPAEDTAVHRPRPGCAWLEATSAERWGAKITGASHDDVRLTLPGAVGEGTEEAQLRQLACRQRQRVRALQRGVLLGVWSPAVSSSSFLPASCAWSSGAASLRGREATRRVVGAEGPAMEARRRNCAEENRDAADGRTLKPAPTGGTRAPDAEGAPEAKRGLREKTPDEWFSHKAKVRATALQQLAEILQSSSPWHRVLRRLRTLLGSLQPEVSVGLHLASSEAHTYLPCSAFESTSLISNPSRDSFFFFPTEPPLRASLFSPLSSNSPFGAAPAACRASILLSSSAPPVESESSCAESSSQSGDATDADGSLKREGCPEDDGERQSKDRDGEARVEADVSPSPSHSPQLVFFVSSSPICLSSSFSPRSEAAAADDTL; encoded by the exons atgCACGTGGAGCGCATTGACGGAGAAATGACACAAGACGAAGGAACAAACAGTCACCTTTCTGACTACGAGTCAGCGGACGGCGTGCCGAGGGCGTTTTTTGACTCACGGTTCAAG GCCTGGCGCGTGGAGTGGCAGGCACTTTCGGGCCGCCTTGGCGCGCACGCATTCTCCGCGGAG GAGTCGAGTGTGTCGCGGAGCCTCGCCGCGTGGTTCGTCGaggagccggcggcgcaccACCGCGTGCCGTCGGATGTCGCGGTGCCGACCAAGACGCTGGAACTCGCGGGCGCTCTGAATGGCGTGGACCTGAGCCGATGCGTGCGCAAGCTGTCACTAACTGCGAGTTCAGTtagcgaaggcgcagcaactggaggcggaagaagaggcgcgcgtggcgcagcgccgcgcccgcgacctgcgccggcaccggcgccggcgaactCAGAGGTTCTCTTACGCGGGCTGCCCGCGGCCCTCGCTTTCCGAGCTCCTGGCAGCGGATTCCGACG agcagcggcctctctcgctggagctgcagagtgcgtcgcggaggctggagcacgcctgcggcttcacgcgccgtccgcggctgTCTTCCTCCCCTGGCAGGTCG AGGTCGGCTCGCGTCAACTCGAGGTCGCTCGCATCGAAGCCACTACCGACTTCTTCTCTTTGGCGCGGCCCTCCCACCGTGCCTGCGGGTGGAGagccttcctctccgcgccgtcgcgacgcgctcgcggaggtcTTCTGTtctttccgcgccgcggatcAGCGGCGATGGTGAAGGCCACCAGTCTGCTTTGCCTTGTCGGCGTGTTGCTGCGGcaccggcgggcgcggggcgctCACTGCATCGAGTGCGATGGCGGCCAGGTCGTCGCAGAGACTGCAGCCTGGTTTGCCCTGCGCTGCCTTCGAGtcgacagagaaggcggcgacgagggtgAAGATCCGCAGTCGGGTTGTACGATGGAGGTCCACCAGAGGGCTTCACACAAGctgggaggcgcggcgccatctccggcagaaggcgctggcgacgcgcccaCAGTGGAGCGGTCTCTGGGGGAGCTGCTTTGCTGCTCAGTTTGCGGCATGCAGTTCGCACATCCAGCGTGCGCCCCAGGCCGTCGAGAGCATTCGGAGAACGAGAGTGTGGAGTTTGTTTGCGCATCGTGTGCAGACCGAGTACAGCgcacagcggcagcggcggcagacacTCCGTGTGGGCAAACGGCGGTGCGTGCGGCTGAAGACATCGTCCGCGTagtggagagcggcgcagtcCCGCGATCGCATTTTCTGCGCGCCACAGTCAATAGACAAGTGGACGAATCTACACACGCGCTCGCCCAGTTCCTGCTTCGGCGC CGGGCCTGGAGTGCTTCTCGAGAAGCAGATGCCCCAGCAGAGGCGCCCACCGACAAAGACGCGGGGGAGGTGCTTCTGAGCGAGGGGGAtgcgaggcccgcggaaGACACCGCGGTGCACAGGCCG cggccaGGCTGCGCGTGGCTCGAGGCGACAAGTGCAGAGCGGTGGGGTGCGAAAATTACCGGCGCAAGCCACGACGACGTTCGTCTCACCCTGCCCGGCGCCGTGGGCGAAgggacggaggaggcgcagctgcgccagctCGCGTGTCGCCAGCGCCAACGCGTGCGGGCGCTTCAGAGGGGCGTTCTTCTGGGGGTTTGGTCGCCTGcggtctcttcttcctccttcctgcCCGCGTCCTGTGCTTGGAGCAGCGGAGCCGCCTCCCTGCGCgggcgggaggcgacgcgcagagttgtaggcgcggagggaccggcgatggaggcgaggcggaggaactGTGCGGAGGAAAATAGAGACGCGGCTGACGGCAGGACGCTGAAACCGGCGCCCACAGGCggcacgcgggcgccggatGCGGAGGGAGccccggaggcgaagagagggcttagagagaagacgccagATGAGTGGTTTTCTCACAAAGCGAAGGTGCGGGCAACCgcactgcagcagctcgccgagATTCTTCAGTCGTCTTCTCCGTGGCACCgcgtcctgcgtcgcctgcgaacCCTTCTTGGATCGCTGCA GCCTGAAGTCTCCGTCGGCCTCCATCTGGCCTCCAGCGAAGCCCATACGTATCTGCCCTGCAGTGCCTTCGAGTCCACGTCTCTGATTTCTAATCCCTCACGTGATTCATTCTTCTTTTTCCCCACGGAGCCGCCGCTTCGtgcttctctcttttctccgctGTCCTCGAATTCGcccttcggcgcggcgccggctgcgtgTAGAGCCTCCATCCTACTGAGCAGCTCAGCGCCGCCTGTCGAGTCCGAAAGCTCTTGTGCGGAGTCTTCAAGCCAGTCCGGTGACGCCACCGACGCCGATGGAAGTCTCAA GCGAGAAGGGTGCCCGGAAGACGATGGCGAGCGACAGTCAAAGGACCGtgacggcgaagcgcgtgTGGAAGCCGAcgtgtctccttctccttcacACTCGCCCCAATTGGTCTTTTttgtctcgtcttctcccatATGTTTATCGTCGTCATTTTCTCCGCGGTcggaagctgctgcagcagacgacaCCCTCTGA